A genomic segment from Myxococcota bacterium encodes:
- a CDS encoding inositol-3-phosphate synthase, with protein sequence MPTLRLAIAGVGNCASSLLQGLEYYRTQDLARASGLLHAQIGGYRLEDIRVVAAFDVDARKVGRPLEEAAFAPPNCTKTFAEKLPASGVTVQMGPVLDGIAEHMARHPADRAFRAAQAPPVDVAQALRESGAEVLVCYLPVGSERAVRHYAEACLAARVAFVNCVPVFIASDPAWAERFRAARIPIVGDDIKSQVGATIVHRTLARLLADRGVTLDATYQLNTGGNTDFLNMLEQERLANKRLSKTESVQSQLDERLAAENIHIGPSDYVAWQKDNKVAFVRMEWRGFGDVPMNLELRLSVEDSPNSAGVAIDAIRCAKLALDRGLAGPLEAASAFCMKRPPKQMRDVDATRALDSWISA encoded by the coding sequence ATGCCGACGCTTCGACTGGCGATTGCCGGCGTGGGGAACTGCGCCAGCTCGCTCCTTCAGGGACTCGAGTACTACCGGACGCAAGATCTCGCGCGCGCCAGCGGCCTCCTGCACGCGCAGATCGGCGGCTATCGGCTCGAGGACATCCGGGTCGTGGCGGCGTTCGACGTCGACGCGCGCAAGGTCGGGCGGCCGCTCGAAGAGGCCGCTTTCGCGCCCCCGAACTGCACCAAGACCTTCGCGGAGAAGCTGCCGGCTTCCGGAGTGACCGTGCAGATGGGTCCGGTCCTGGACGGGATCGCGGAGCACATGGCGCGCCATCCCGCGGACCGCGCCTTCCGGGCCGCGCAGGCCCCGCCGGTCGACGTGGCCCAGGCGCTGCGCGAGAGCGGCGCCGAGGTGCTGGTCTGCTACCTGCCGGTCGGCTCCGAACGCGCCGTACGGCACTACGCCGAGGCGTGTCTCGCCGCGCGCGTGGCGTTCGTGAACTGCGTGCCCGTGTTCATCGCGTCGGACCCGGCCTGGGCCGAGCGCTTCCGCGCCGCGCGCATTCCGATCGTCGGCGACGACATCAAGAGCCAGGTCGGCGCCACGATCGTGCACCGCACGCTGGCGCGGCTCCTGGCCGACCGCGGAGTCACTCTCGACGCGACCTACCAGCTGAATACCGGCGGAAACACCGACTTCCTGAACATGCTCGAGCAGGAGAGACTCGCCAACAAGCGGCTCTCGAAGACCGAGTCCGTGCAGTCACAGCTCGACGAGCGGCTCGCGGCCGAGAACATCCACATCGGTCCGTCGGACTACGTCGCCTGGCAGAAGGACAACAAGGTCGCGTTCGTGCGCATGGAGTGGCGCGGGTTCGGCGACGTGCCGATGAATCTCGAGCTGCGGCTCTCGGTCGAGGACTCGCCCAACAGCGCGGGCGTGGCGATCGACGCGATCCGCTGCGCCAAGCTCGCGCTCGACCGCGGTCTGGCCGGGCCGCTCGAGGCGGCGTCGGCGTTCTGCATGAAGCGGCCGCCGAAGCAGATGCGCGACGTCGACGCGACGCGCGCGCTCGACTCCTGGATCAGCGCTTAG
- the hemF gene encoding oxygen-dependent coproporphyrinogen oxidase: MGEPDSASVHAYLAGLQERICAGLEGADGSTRFTRPAGDAGEGVESRPMVLSDGALLERAAVLFSHARGPALPPAATARRPELAGKRFEAVSLSLIVHPRNPYVPTSHANLRFFRAESDPPAWWFGGGFDLTPYYPFDEDCVHWHREARAACAPFGAGLYARFKKACDEYFFLPHRGEARGIGGLFFDDFAEGGFEQAFALVRSVGDHYLRAYLPIVERRKATPYGERERGFQLYRRGRYVEFNLVYDRGTKYGMQSGRRIESVLASMPPLAAWRYDWHAERGSAEERLASEYLKPRDWAGGPEHG, from the coding sequence GTGGGGGAGCCCGACAGCGCCAGCGTGCACGCGTATCTCGCGGGCCTGCAGGAGCGCATCTGCGCCGGGCTCGAAGGCGCGGACGGCAGCACGCGCTTCACGCGCCCCGCAGGCGACGCCGGCGAGGGCGTCGAGTCACGGCCGATGGTGCTCTCCGACGGCGCGTTGCTCGAGCGCGCTGCGGTGCTGTTCTCGCACGCGCGCGGGCCCGCGCTTCCGCCCGCTGCGACGGCGCGCCGGCCCGAGCTCGCGGGCAAACGCTTCGAGGCAGTGTCTCTCTCGTTGATCGTGCACCCGCGCAATCCCTACGTGCCGACCTCGCACGCGAACCTGCGCTTCTTCCGCGCCGAGAGCGACCCGCCCGCCTGGTGGTTCGGCGGTGGCTTCGATCTCACTCCGTACTATCCGTTCGACGAGGACTGCGTGCACTGGCACCGCGAGGCGCGCGCCGCCTGCGCGCCCTTCGGCGCCGGGCTGTACGCGCGCTTCAAGAAGGCGTGCGACGAGTACTTCTTCCTGCCCCACCGAGGCGAGGCGCGCGGCATCGGCGGCCTGTTCTTCGACGACTTCGCCGAAGGGGGCTTCGAGCAGGCCTTCGCGCTGGTGCGCAGCGTGGGCGATCACTACCTGCGCGCCTATCTCCCGATCGTCGAGCGCCGCAAGGCCACCCCGTACGGCGAGCGCGAGCGCGGCTTCCAGCTGTACCGGCGCGGCCGCTACGTGGAGTTCAACCTGGTCTACGATCGCGGCACGAAGTACGGCATGCAATCGGGCCGGCGCATCGAGTCGGTGCTCGCATCGATGCCGCCGCTCGCGGCCTGGCGCTACGACTGGCACGCCGAGCGCGGTAGCGCCGAGGAGCGGCTGGCCAGCGAGTATCTCAAGCCGCGTGACTGGGCAGGCGGACCGGAGCATGGGTAG
- a CDS encoding VOC family protein — MGFHHLAVATKDALANDVFYARVMGFELVKVEVGSTPDGWAKHLFYDTGSDGMIAFWELHDEKIGSDFPTALSEGFGLPIWVNHIAFTARDLAEIESRKQRWLDAGYDVMEIDHHWCTSIYTTDPNGTLVEFCTTTRAFSDADRAEAQRLLTAKNPDPVGPKSQKFHKALREPLHLAAAKR, encoded by the coding sequence ATGGGCTTCCATCACCTGGCAGTGGCGACCAAGGACGCGCTCGCGAACGACGTCTTCTACGCACGAGTCATGGGCTTCGAGCTGGTGAAGGTCGAGGTGGGCTCGACGCCCGACGGCTGGGCGAAGCACCTCTTCTACGACACGGGCTCCGACGGCATGATCGCGTTCTGGGAGCTGCACGACGAGAAGATCGGCAGCGATTTCCCGACCGCGCTCTCGGAGGGCTTCGGGCTGCCGATCTGGGTCAATCACATCGCCTTCACGGCGCGCGACCTGGCCGAGATCGAGTCACGCAAGCAGCGCTGGCTCGACGCCGGCTACGACGTGATGGAGATCGACCACCACTGGTGCACGTCGATCTACACCACGGACCCCAACGGCACGCTGGTCGAGTTCTGCACCACCACGCGCGCGTTCTCCGACGCCGACCGCGCCGAGGCGCAGCGCCTGCTCACGGCCAAGAACCCCGACCCGGTCGGCCCGAAGTCGCAGAAGTTCCACAAGGCGCTGCGCGAGCCGTTGCACCTGGCTGCGGCTAAGCGCTGA